AATTGCGATCTTAATTCACCCTGTACacaatttgatttttaaataacttttgttttttaattactttgatTCTCATTGAATTTtatgagccgactgcatcacaaactctactttcttctgtgagttttaaacataaaactTAACTTAAAAAGCTCCCAaccgctgcaatgctctcccttttctttccattgaagcctctatgtttacaggcttgtggtgatgagcaatgtgctataggtgccaaaaaaaaatctggtactgccaatttgttttgtcatggtcaaaacaatcgtggcagagaatcgtgatatcaattctaagtaGAAAAATTGTGATTCGTGTTTTTCCCtgtatcgtgcaggcctactagTAAGCGTTGATTTTTCACTGGGAACGCTACTAGCAGCACTTTTCTAGCACATTCTAGGATGTATCTTTGAACCAGTTGACTGTGATGGGCAAACCCCGATCAATAACGCATCCAAAaacttatttaaaaatgtccttCAATAGAACTGTGATTCTTACagcacacattcatagcagtaAAATAACATCCACAACATTTatcttgaaaaacaaatatgactGAGTTTGTATTCGGAGAGAGACTTTTTGAGTTGAACCCACTGCTTCCACTCCCCAAGCTTTGCTGGTTGGTGCTTGGAACTTAGAGTAAAAACTAAATCTTTTAAAATTCAGGGTCGTGTGTCAGCCGCGGCAGCAGGGGAGGACTTTGTGATCGAGGTTTCACCGGGGACGTACGCGATCACTGCCAGCATGCCGGAGTTGGAGCAGCAGACTCAGCTGGTCAGCGTCAAAGCTGGAGAGAGTATCAACCTCACCTTCAATCTCTGACCTCTCGCCAGACCAAACCACTCGCTCTTCACATAAATACCAAAACTGACCAACGCTagtgctttttgtgtgtttatcaccTGTCTTTACAcagttgtttacatttttatgctATCAAAATGTTTCATTTGCTGCATGAATTGAGAAGCCATattctattgtattttattatgtGGACCGTGTTTCCTAGCACATCATGCCCTTTACTATATGGTTTTACTTGCACTAATGCCGCACcagtgtataaaaataaattattttttttaatcaatttgttGTTTAACTTTATACAGCTACATGGCCAGGTTTCATCCGTTATGTGGAAACCGAAGTAGCGGTGTTGCAAGAGAAAGGCCGCAGTGCCGCTGGGGGTCGAGGTTTGAAGTTGGTCGTTACAAAAACATCCTTGATGTTCGCTCTTCTTCCTTCAGCACCAGGAAGTGACTGAAACAGAGAGCTGTGATTGGGCAAGGCACCGATCTGTGGGACAGGGAAGCTGGACCTCGCAGGTTGGGATGTCCTCCTCGGCACTAAAGGCCCTGCAGGCCAAAACAGAAATGCATCATCATGACCAGATCTGTAAAGCTTGTTAATATTGGTCTAAATCTTCAATCAAACATTCATCATATTGTAGTATCTAATACAGTATTGATAACTtgtcaaatatacagtatttacacttGTATTGCCCTGAGATTTAGTCTGATAATCCACATTACCGGCACACTGACCATATGTCCTCCTCACAGGCACTGGACTTTGTGGACTGTTGTgtcagataattaataaatgtgtcgcattgccagaccttcctccacagtgctgcggtggagggtctggctagtccacacagcattctggtattagagaaaaacgtgctctggtttattggcatttctttaaaccaatcacaatcgtctttggcggtgctaagcaccggatGGAGCtacagtgccgctgcaaaatagcctctggaaggaactggttttgaTGGAGCTtgcacgttcaaaagttgttttagttgagTAATAGAAATCTCAGATTGGATAAATAATCTAGCTAGctctctggatttaccctgcagagatcagagAAGCagttacccatagtcctcatgaatccacatGAGGTTAAAATTACATTGCTGTTTAGGCTAAAAAACAACCtagctgaaaacacacactcaatcacTGCTCACGCACAtgcattcattctcccttgtggAGAAGGGATTTAGGAGACTGTTTTTGGGATTTTgcaaaaatggggggggggactgagaaGTTTGTAGATGTTCAAATTTTTGGGCAAAGTCCTGGATATTCActatcctacctacagcaccttttaaTGTTGCCTTCAAAAGGACATGCATGGTAAAAGATTTGAAATTTTAGAAGTGAATGTAAATCATGTGACGTTAAACCTGCAGCAAGGTTAAGTTACACCTCCTCTACAGGAAGCCAGTTTCTACACAGCAACCAGGTTCAGACTAAACTACAGGTGCAGTTTAAATCACAGCTTTCGAGGACACAGCAAATGGGTTTAAGCATACACTCttaatattaacattaataCTAACACTATACTATGGGTTAATGTGAGACAACTCAGGTTTAAACCATCTTAAATCTTCACCCACTAGCTATATTGACTGAACTGAATTTGATTGCATTTTATTACTCAGCTTTAAGTTTGTTtgaatgtattatttttgtggAGGAATCTTAAAAGAATGAATCAGTCGAGTCATTGTCTGTTTCCCACCTGGCTGTCTGTGTTGTGGCTCTGACCCAGTTTGTCTCCAGTACCTCCAGGGAGGACGCTGCTGTTTGCTCCTCGGCTTCACTCTGTCTTCATCCTCAGaaagagatgaagaggaggagggtgaGGGCACCTCGGGGTCACGCCTGCCCACATCTGTATTTTTTAGGTCTAGCTGTTTATCTTGCTCTGCCCTTTCAAATCCATCCGTTCCTCCAAAGCTGGACCTACAGCTGAGTGGAAATAAGCATGGCCGAGGGTTTGAGTAGGAACAGCAGCAAGATGAAGACTGACAGCCGCCGGGGCAGAACAGCTGGGGAGGGCAGGAGGAGCTGCGAGCACAAAGCCAGCTGCAACAACGACTGGAGGCTGATGTCGGGATTTGGAGCTCCCTGACTATTCTGGCATGTTGAGGAGCTGAAATGGGTAAAACCAGGCTGCCGGGAACCAGAGACACACAACCATTCCACATCAGCACCCGGAGGCTCTTAACATCAACTGCAAAGTCAAATGAGTGAATTACTGAGAAGGATAGACATCATTTGCTGCTAATTCATGCTTCTtggtaccctggaaatccagagttcttgcaagagcacaatttgaatttgctcagcgagttactctggtaTCGAGTAacgctcattaactatgcccttgtagccgagctgcaccaatcacatcggtgtatcagatataggcggggccagagacGAGCTAAACAGATGGCGATAGTTTAAtcaccagttagctccgctggtagctaagcgtacggggctctggatacatcaccctgtgtgttgctgtgattggtcgtagtgttatccaattgcgtgcagtgagattatcaaatgcacgcttggtgccgcccctcgagactttcattactcgatgccagatcCTTAATCTGTTGGacttgggtctggatttccaggctagctttttctattaataataatcaagtcataataataaaacattgccTTCTTATAAGTATACGGACATAAGGATTTGGCGGtgtgggttgggggggttagtgcacgGAAGGGAGGGacaggggacgggatgaggtggagggagggaCGAGCTAGTctggttttgtttgaaaatactttgaacgtcaacaagaagtaacgtcacccatcATCActcagagcacctttaaaagtTATAAGGAAAAATGTATAGTTAACCGTATTTGTAATGAAAGTAAGATGAACTATAAaagtaacacaaaaaataaGAGATACAAAATTACTAATAAACTGATTTAAACTTCAATAAGTACATTGAAATGTAGATATCCTTTATGTTAAAAAGAGTGTCATATaacaatttaaatattatttaatctAATTATTAAGGGAAAATGTGAAAACCAACTGGAAATGCAATTAAAGTAAGGTGAGAAACATAAAAGCAAGACAAAAAGTAAACAGATTTAAAGTTCAATAAGTACATAGAAATCTACATTCTTTCTAAGTTAGCAGTGAATTGTGAGAGAGACACATTTGTTCATTAAATAACAACTTTGTTGACGGATTCTGAACTTCCACACCACTAAATATGgctataaaaatataaacataaacatcATTTAACTCCATACCTCCAAAGCTATCTCTGTGTTCGGTGGCGGCCATCACTCTCCCCGGCCCATATCTTCTCAGATCTGGTTCCCACGGCGACAGGACAGCATCAGCGGGTACCAGACAGCATATGTGAGCTCTGACGTCTTTCACCATGTCGGGGGAGCAAACCAGCTGCCTCTGGGAGGAGACGAACCCCGAACCAGCACCTCCTGGATGGTCAAACTGGACAACCCAAACTCCTCCGCGGCCCTGAGTTTTGGACACATGggaagaaaatgtcaacatacacacaaagactcaagtacagtacttcaTAGTCATTGTTTCATTCAGGGCCCGACTGTTTTCTCAATATCCTTAAGTCttttaggtttttaaaatgacttttatGTCATTTCCCCTCCGTCTCTGTAACTTGAACCAAAAAGTTCTGTTACTGGGGAACTATCACCACTTTATTCTGTGAACTCTACTAAAAACAGGTTTCAAGATTAATAATGTtaatagttatttattttattaataaaaataattcttctcttatttaacttttaaatgttgtgttacATATGTGGCATATGTGTATTTGCTATGTTGCCATCCAGAGGGTGGGTTGGGGTGATGGGAGGAAGTACAGTGTGAAACTGTTTGCTGGGTTCTGTGTAATTGTTGTACACTGTAGAAGTTGATGTGATTAGCAAATTGAAATTCATtaaacacaatgttaaaaaaaaaatagatattgcTATCAACGTCAAATTCCTACCCTACCTATGTTGTATGTAACTTAAAAAATGCTGACATCCGACAATTTTGGTCTCTTTTAAAGTGACAGAAGTCACGTTTTTCCCAAATGATGTACAGATTGTTAAGCGTTCTAAAATCAGATGGCTTGGAAAAATAATGCACATAGCTGCTGTAAATGGAGCATGCCCCCGAACCCCCTTAGGTTTGGGCTAAGCCCTGAAGGTTTACAATGCCTGACTCCGCCCCGGTTTCATTTAAAATCCACTGCTGTCCAAATACCTTCATGTACATGATCACATATGTAATCACGCAGTTTCTTTTCACCTGTACTTGCTGTATCACAGTTCCCAGGTAGTAGAGGCCATCCACCTCCCTCCTGGCCAGCACTCGGCATCCTGGGAAGAACTCTGGACCGCCCAGGGTTTGAGCAGACAGGGTGAATGGATTACCCAGACTGCACCAGGGTGACCACAGGAagccaagaaacacaaacacaatggaGGTATCGGTCATTCAATCTACAGCACCTTgcagtacagtatatataactCTAACTCAATAGTCTgtgtgtagcctactgtatgtttCCATCACATCATAAATATGTCAGTTTTGGTAttcttgctaaaaaaaaatagtaactGTATAACCATGGAAACCAACCTGAGCAGAGGCAATGATGTGCTGTCGTGTGAGATAAAGGTGGAAGTGGATGGACAGCAACACTTCACTGGAGAGCTTATTGTTGTTGATGATTGGTTCTCCATAACATACAGAGGAATCACCTGATAACACGCATGgaaaaacacgcacacacacaaacacacacacacacacacacacacagccacagcaATGTCCGTGCGATTAATTTAGGATGTTACCCTTTACCGTAAACCAgatataaatattttaacaataaaatacacaagGCATATATCATGTgcaattttacttacttacttacttattttaCTTAAATGTATCCTAAttctattgtttttatgttgttattCTATTTGGCACTGTTGTTAGCATTATTCTTTATACTGTACACTTTACATTTATGACAGTCTCTGGTACAAGACTTTTCTTTGGGATTACTATAGATCTTTCTTATCTTATATAAGATATTGCTTTTATTTAAACTATTAACTAAACTGTTTTCACTTGCAAGTATAAATCCTATATTTGGCATTGTTTTGCACAAAAATATATGTGGCACCTGAATTAATCAGTGTATCTTGAATCCCTCCGATCGGCTAGGAGAAATGCTATTTAAATGCTGCAGATGTTTAAAGCATTaaagtggatttttttctttggctttgtgctttctgtgagggacaagacagaaagagaaaacatcCTGTCTTGGGCTTCAATAAAGTGtatccacttttttttaaccctctaCTGTCTGTACCCATTGACTTCCGCTATACCTCCTCCAGCACTCCATTCAAACCAACTGGAATCACATAACAGCTTCCTCTTGTGGCCTGGCTCAAACACTGCAAGTAGTCCCTGGTGTTTCTGTCCAGCTGTCCAGAGTCCTGCAGGTAGAAGACGTTCACAGGCCTCCCAGCCGCCAAAGCCGGCAGGGCTGCCAGCACCGCCTCCGGCTGGCCGGGGAGGTCTGTACAGAGCAGGTGGATGGCGTGACAGGCGGGGTCAGTGAGGGACACACTCAGGGCGGCCAGGAGGTCCCTGCCGGGGCCGCAGCTGATGGAGTGGATCCAGGACAGAGCCATGTACACTGTGTCAGGGGTGCAGGGAAGCATGTGGTGGGACCAGCAGGTTAACTGCAAAGTAGAAAGAGTGGAACAGGCCGATCAcagataaatgtaataaatgtaaaggtgcagaaacagattttttaaatcaaaaattctCTCAATGAAATAAGACATTAGGccataatttatttaaaaaaaaatcatattactGTTGACTAAATTTTTAATTCAATCTGTTGAGAGAATCATATCCTAACATCTGAACTTTGCAGTGGTACACAATAAGTGCATTTGCTCATgtactagtctcgcattgccagttacaacacacatacattctgggataggagaataGAGTtgcttgcatttctttaaaccaatctctGCTCTGTCCATAGCAAATCCCCGCCAGTCATTCTCAAAACATCCCAGTTTGACAGTAAATGCcgttaacatattctttgtaaatctttacaatcagttcccgaaagaaccaagcaggcctgccttgttgcacagtTCAAATTatctacaaaaaatgttttcagcgTGCAGCTTGCTAGCTTGACGTTTTTTGACTTTGAGTACGGCAACTCACAGAGAGCGGAAACAAGGGACGCGCCGGATatcaggcaattatcctggaaatgtgcTTCCGTTTTCAATTAACGTAAATTTTGTTTAAGTGTCTCAAGACACttaagtaggtctagaccacactttattatccacaaggacccaacagttttagTAGTCCTGTTGATCCACACTACTCATGTACTGTAGGCCTACCtaaatacaattttgaggtaTGCACATTGCAGCTTTCCTTGTCCAAGACCTTTTTTGTGTGGCAGTATCTCTGATGTCGGTGTTGTAATGAGCTGTCAGTCCCCCTCACCTTGCCTGAGAACGTCATGATGTTGAAGAGAGAGTCCCTGAGCGAGGCCTTTGTCAGCAGGGTCTGGATCAGCAGGCGTTTCACTGACCCCAGGGCAGCTCTCATGTTCTCTGAGCTCTCCACGACAAATGTGACGTTGCATCGCTGTTTGCCCAGAAACGGAGGAACCAGTGCAGCCTCAGAGGCCGTCGTCTGCCTGGATGTCATCGCTGTACTGCAATAATGTCCGGAAGAGATTcagttttcttttatattcaGTGCCTAATTAGATAAGTTGAGCGTAGAAACAGGGATACAATGAAACAATGTGTTGCTCAAAACAAGGAgtctaaagaagaagaagaagagatacTTTTTTGATCCCCAGGGGGaaattttacactctgttgatACATATTACACATCATAAACAGGCCCAAAATACACATATCTGCACATACAGGACCTAAACCATGCATTAATGGAGATGTGTTAGAGTCAGGGTGTTGCCCATTAAGGGCGCCCCAAGCAGGATTTGAGGCCTTGGTTAGGGGCAACTCAGCAGTGCCCAGCAGGTGAACGGAACTGGTACCTCTTCAGGTACCAGTCCACAGTCCATATTTGGTCCGcacagggacttgaaccggcaaccTTTCAGTTCCCACGCCAAGTCCCTGCTGACTGAGTTACCACTGACTCAAACAAAGTTCTGTCAAGTCTCTGCATTTAtagtttcttttttcctcttggtTTACCCTTCATTGTTAACACAATGGATTTGTTAAGGACATTAAACCATAAAACCGCTTCACGATCAAAttgagtattttaattttacgCTACCATATATTTCTACTCCACTATATAGAGAGATATTGTATCTTTTACAACATTGATATGACAAATGGAGTTACTACTTTACAGATTAAGGTTTTATAAAACtagatttgatggatttataaaatatgataatgTGTTAGACACCCATCATAttataaagtaattaaaatgtgCTTCACCTCCACCAGCTGTAACATTAATATGCTGCCTACATGTAAATGTATCAGAATAATAATCCAATGATATgatacatataataataaaactacctGAAACAGACCATTCTGCCCAATAAGTAGCCTTTtaatttaatactttaagtacatgttgctgttaaaatgttgtacttttacaTATTTTCACAGAATGTTGCAGTGAAAATGAatagtgtgagtgtgtacatTACCTGCAGTTTTTATGTTGTTCACAGTCAGCTGCAGACGACAACCTCGCCTCAATGTTGATGTTGGTTTCCATGGAGAAATGTTCAAGACCCAAAGTCTTCCGCAGCCGTTACCAAACACTGCTGTCATGTTACGGTTGCTATGGTGTCGTCATAGGTCAGTAGAGCTGCTCGCTCTCTTCCTGAACACGCAGGTGTGAGAAATAAATCCTGGTGGTGTGTCaggatttttctttcttattaaCATCTTAAATGACGTCAGACTGCCTTAGGCTGGTCCTGTTTATAAATGCCTCTCAGATAAAAAGGTCTATGCAAGATTTTCCAAAAGGGCTATAAttccagtgggggggggggaaatgagtCAAAAAAACGTAGAAAAACTTTCAAATCATTTGGGATTTTATTTGATATTCAGCGCTGCACCTTGCTACAGTCCCATCCTGATCAAACATCACAAGTGCCACTATCCTTTTGTAAACATATAAAGGCAGTGACCTCAATGCAAATACCTGTTTTTGGActagaaaatacatttacaacattACAAAATACAGTAGATAAACAGTTGTATGCAATAGATTGTGCTAAGATTTCAGCTCCACTTGACAATAAAATCCTCCAACCTTTGATCGCCAAGATTTCCAACTATTAACGTAGAATACTACTGTATGTCTGGCAGAACAGTACTTATTTATGACATACAATAGCTATAAATCACAATTCTATCAGAATCTTAAAATACTGCAAGTTCTGTTCATCATTTGTTTTCTAGCTGCACGATACTTACTACTGTAATGACAGCTAAAACATTACTATTGGCTACAAGAATGCTACATATTGCTACATGAGGAACTGCTGTGTAAGCGAAGTCAGTTTGGATGAATGCAGCAAACAGGCAGAGAGAAAGTGTAAATTGGTGTAATTGTAAGAAATCTGAAGTTCCCCAATGAGGCGTCTAGTTGTAAGAGTAAATGGTTGTATTGCTTttggtcactgtgtgtgtgttgttgttaccACAGGTCTCTGAAatcagaagagaagaagaagagaagaagaaccagAAAAGGATTTGGTGAGATCAACATTTGCTTTCCTTAACGTCATGTGGTGTCCATGGTCCAATGATATCCAATAAATGTTGATTCAAATATGATATGATACAAATATGAAGAActctgttgtgttattttaagTACTATTTTTGTGGTTGCAAATGCATTTAGTGGGATAAACTTTTGCACTGGTTTTGCAGCATTTCTGTATGTTCACAACATGCAATGACAGCCTGAAATAACACAGTTATTTTCCAGTTtgggatctatctatctatctatctatctatctatctatctatctatctatctatctatctatctatctatctatctatctatctatctatctatatatattgaCAACTGTCACAAAAGTGTTGTGCAGATTTGGCACCATGAAAAGTGTTTGGTGCAACCAAATGCATTTCATTTCACTTGTTAATTATGTGGAACTGAGGGTATATAAAGTATTATTCAGGTTTGACCTAAACCAGGACGTGCACTCTCAGCAAACTCTCTGTTCAAGGTCATAACATCGTACCTTTCATTGAATGGCTTTTTGGGCAAACTGAAGTTGCTCCCTCACGGTCGTCCCAAACACCAACATCTGCTTTTCAGTGTCAATCACACACTACAAAACAAGATGatataccaacacacacatttacatacaatTAGAGATCACATGTGTTTGCACTTTTTTTCCCTACTAGTGGTGAGGATGTAAGAATAGCTCTAAGAGTCATTTGTCTCTTAGCTCATCTTTCAGCTCTTGAAAAACGACACCATAAGtcgtttgttcaagcagcaaatACAAcccatatttacatttacagactGGCCAATGGGAGCTAAGCAGGAAGTGAGGTGACAAAATATGAGAGCGCCAAAACTCTTAAGCAGGTAGGTTGGGGTGGGCAaacactttcacccaggagaccggggtttttACCCCAATTGAAAATATAAGTAaacaaagagtttttttttaactttactgAACTACTTCATGTTCTGGGTCACGTGTGAAACCAGTGAAGTAACATAACAAAAGTAATGACATAAACCCTAACCCCgatctttttctaaactgaAATAGGTAGTTTTTGTGCCTATAGCTAACCAAACTTCAACTGTTTCACAACATCAACGACGTGTTGGAACCAGGGCCTGTTAGGTCTTTGGTTTAGAGAGAAGGACAGAAAGCAATCCTGTGGGTTGTTGCTAACTTATGAAACGCTTCTGTAGGCCATTTTAGAGTGTAGGAATAAACTACCTATATGGTTTTATGGTTTGGAAAAGAGGTTGACAAAGGAAACCATTGTCGCTCACATCCCAACCCGAGCCCATGGAAATACTCCTGTCATATCCCGATCATgtgatatgaaatgaaaaatccTTTCGTGCAAAATACTGAAAGAAAGACTCACAAATCCCGTCCCGCTCCCGTTTTGTTCCCTATGTTGTCTAAAGTTatcagactctgttgcccccCTGTAGCATGTTTGGTTAATTGCGGTTAAATCGCTGAGGTTGCCTCGGAAATTTAGACTACACTAGACATGCATTACCTGCAGGCCTAGGGAATTTCATTACGTAATTCCTAACAGAGATCTTGTCAtactcaaaacacacatttatcgATTGAAGATAAGTTAGAAGAATCGCTCTCTTTAGCATACCAATAACAATTAATGTTCTTGTTGTTAtggttattattgttattttgttgtctttatactgtcttttttttggaactttcaatttcctcgcggcagtcatcccaaaaggattaataaagagaagtctaagtctaagtctaagtctaagtagCCTAGGCTAACATGTAGACTACGTAGTAGGCCTAACCTATGTGGAACGCAGCGATTCCAACACATTTGAGTCTGAAGAGAGACTGATTAGTATCTAAACTTCTATCCATTGTATcctctgttgctgattttttaAAGAGTAGCCTAGCACTAACCGCATTGCAgcgtcatttttttatttaatctccaGCTCTGTCCCACTCCCGCCCACTCCCATTGATTTCTATGCTCTATTTCGTCATGTTACCAACAGTGAAATTGACTCCTGTACCGCGGGACTCCCTTGGGGATACCACGACCCTCTTGGAAAACATCACGTCACTCTCTAGTTTGAGGGACTTGTTGTCTCTTAGCTGTGTATCTTTATTATTTACATCACCATGTTGCTGATGATCTTGAAGTGTTCCTCCTGTGATTGGATGATTGAGTGAGTCTGAACGGTAGCCATGCATTGGGGAGAGAGGATGGTTTACCTTGAGTGACTTTAATGTCTTGTTGCCCAGGGACATCAGCGGCCTGTCACTTTCTGCaaacaattaaatgtaatttgaggataataatattataaaaatgCGTTAAAAACACTggcttcagtaaaaaaaaaatctatgtaaTCTTTTATCCTATACTTCTTCCTTACCTACG
This genomic stretch from Etheostoma spectabile isolate EspeVRDwgs_2016 chromosome 8, UIUC_Espe_1.0, whole genome shotgun sequence harbors:
- the LOC116693609 gene encoding uncharacterized protein C11orf16 homolog, with the protein product MENQSSTTISSPVKCCCPSTSTFISHDSTSLPLLSLGNPFTLSAQTLGGPEFFPGCRVLARREVDGLYYLGTVIQQVQGRGGVWVVQFDHPGGAGSGFVSSQRQLVCSPDMVKDVRAHICCLVPADAVLSPWEPDLRRYGPGRVMAATEHRDSFGVDVKSLRVLMWNGCVSLVPGSLVLPISAPQHARIVRELQIPTSASSRCCSWLCARSSSCPPQLFCPGGCQSSSCCCSYSNPRPCLFPLSCRSSFGGTDGFERAEQDKQLDLKNTDVGRRDPEVPSPSSSSSLSEDEDRVKPRSKQQRPPWRYWRQTGSEPQHRQPGPLVPRRTSQPARSSFPVPQIGALPNHSSLFQSLPGAEGRRANIKDVFVTTNFKPRPPAALRPFSCNTATSVST